A window from Saccharomyces cerevisiae S288C chromosome XIII, complete sequence encodes these proteins:
- the RPM2 gene encoding ribonuclease P (Protein subunit of mitochondrial RNase P; has roles in nuclear transcription, cytoplasmic and mitochondrial RNA processing, and mitochondrial translation; distributed to mitochondria, cytoplasmic processing bodies, and the nucleus): MAFKSFIYSKGYHRSAAQKKTATSFFDSSYQYLRQNQGLVNSDPVLHASHLHPHPVVVANVNYNNVDDILHPHDLDSSINNTNNPLTHEELLYNQNVSLRSLKQQQSTNYVNNNNNNQHRYYSTGPTLPTNQYDPLNFSNRNFQDLSLKTSQPSVQQPQNEYSLLKDENAPVWKEDTEPCLNKSTYLQTHIDEINRCYEQKNYNKINSLYQSLKRNDIVPPLEIFTKVLDSLCKRPLDNNDLDNKMYELLTCYQDMINNRLKPPDEIYNIVLLSLFKGSILAYQFENPNGSDFYKIAIELFNTTTNDPKQKSVVKFRNFSKDVLDYNLLAMNIYPGHITLSKAQQVIKSSPAFIKDSFYFIACFSYAKLTNDKFAIKELYEDFRLSLSSGSPDQGLFDDQFEIYSVILSSFIETGEVELATNLLDDLVSKIQSSNGLASNISLLLSSFLISMSKVDPSKAYEIWFKFHNLNWIPEFSYEFYLVFMANSFQDWNLTKKIYDYIFPMERNLSPLKKQKLSDYLLHPIGVDSITTSLLDYSLQLKDNEVIMKILEESIVKNFSFDIGIYPFVFNYLREIQCGEDYLMRFIESHAEFIKKSNSINKFQFLNMIVDNFQSQSLLNKISHAKFFKNFVEDFNLENCELVSYNGLISCINNFIKIPKTIKDFPYILEIHAILVTKLFDFDTYPILQNGNNEVLLKFRDQIEHQFKMLAQNFCRLNLDPNLLAGVVSQAMKMVNLDDTANGQDLLNFFNHPGDWDKSYPLSLGSFIRNSPRGGIREFTKLSKEGYCFDYDTYKELIIKRAINKQIIDKCLEVCPDSIELKNIVNLMISKIPGRNLTQLIINNPKFSKVFVPNLRNDSMLKLIENCESLSNFIRICDFPEKFKSIAIQAENKNAIELIYERLFDGGKYADILRYNNIVPVLNLELLLKSCIRSGEFKKYESLSKKFNDKISESSKIDIQLEYLINKNDLKGAFTLFEKTPRELRTPHKTMDLYTFALFLDSFNRNITYYESPENTLQFANILSSQTSFINLLSTYNLIAHSDHLMNFNVGGMAAKVKKEILNQMLNNLYDSIRLLSPSIENDKSMKEKLREKVKNYCRFKAYLKSPELDMDELKTLVSVESFLNPFTPSMLFNNLIETIYINEHASSLVLQNGLIYSLQQKGLNKILSYLEESFITSGNDANIEKVREFRSLLRKSKPLQA; encoded by the coding sequence ATGGCTTTCAAATCATTCATATACTCTAAAGGTTATCATCGTTCCGCCgctcaaaagaaaactgcAACATCTTTTTTCGATAGCTCCTACCAGTATCTAAGGCAAAACCAAGGTTTGGTAAATTCGGATCCCGTACTTCATGCATCTCATCTACATCCTCATCCGGTCGTAGTAGCGAATGTAAACTATAACAACGTAgatgatattttgcatCCGCACGACCTGGATTCTAGCATAAACAACACTAACAACCCCCTCACCCACGAAGAACTACTTTATAACCAAAACGTTTCCCTTCGATCGCTGAAGCAGCAGCAAAGTACAAACTATGttaataacaacaacaacaatcaACATAGGTATTATTCTACCGGCCCCACATTACCAACAAACCAATATGACCCCTTAAACTTTAGTAATAGGAACTTCCAAGATCTATCATTAAAAACATCACAACCATCAGTACAACAGCCACAAAATGAGTACAGCCTTCTAAAAGACGAAAACGCTCCAGTTTGGAAGGAGGACACAGAACCATGCCTGAATAAATCTACATACTTGCAAACTcatattgatgaaattaatCGTTGTTAcgaacaaaaaaattataacaAAATCAACTCTTTATATCaatcattgaaaagaaatgataTCGTTCCGCCACTGGAAATATTTACGAAGGTTTTGGACTCTCTTTGCAAAAGGCCGCTAGATAACAATGATTTAGACAACAAAATGTACGAACTCTTGACGTGCTACCAAGATATGATCAACAATAGATTAAAACCTCCTGATGAGATTTATAATATTGTACTATTGTCTCTTTTCAAGGGCTCAATTTTGGCCTATCAGTTCGAAAATCCAAACGGTAGtgatttttacaaaattgCCATTGAATTATTCAATACGACCACCAACGATCCAAAGCAAAAAAGTGTGGTTAAGTTTCgcaatttttccaaagatgTTCTCGACTATAACCTTTTAGCGATGAACATCTATCCGGGCCATATCACCCTGTCAAAAGCCCAACAAGTTATTAAATCTTCACCTGCCTTTATCAAAGATTCTTTTTACTTCATAGCATGCTTCTCATACGCTAAATTAACAAATGATAAGTTTGCCATTAAAGAACTTTATGAAGATTTCAGACTATCTTTATCATCTGGCAGTCCAGACCAAGGCTTATTTGATGACCAGTTTGAAATTTACAGCGTGATTCTTTCTAGTTTTATTGAAACTGGCGAAGTTGAACTGGCTACCAATCTTTTGGACGATTTAGtttccaaaattcaaagcTCAAATGGTCTCGCTTccaatatttctttattgcTATCGAGTTTCTTAATTTCGATGAGTAAGGTAGATCCTTCAAAAGCTTATGAAATATGGTTTAAATTCCATAATTTAAATTGGATACCTGAGTTCTCTTACGAATTTTATTTGGTTTTCATGGCAAACAGTTTCCAAGATTGGAATTTGACtaagaaaatatatgactatatttttcctatggaaagaaatttgtctccattaaaaaaacaaaaattatcaGATTACTTACTGCATCCAATCGGTGTTGACTCCATTACGACCTCTTTGTTAGATTATTCTTTACAATTGAAAGATAATGAAGTTATTATGAAAATTCTAGAAGAGTCCattgtcaaaaatttttcttttgatattgGCATTTATCCATTTGTTTTCAATTATTTAAGAGAAATTCAGTGCGGCGAGGACTACCTTATGAGATTTATTGAATCACACGCTGAGTTTATCAAGAAGAGCAACTCAATTaacaaatttcaattcttAAATATGATAGTTGATAATTTCCAATCACAATCATTATTAAACAAAATATCCCACGcaaagtttttcaaaaacttcgTAGAAGATTTCAATTTAGAAAACTGTGAATTGGTCAGCTATAATGGGCTAATATCATGCATTAATAACTTCATTAAAATTCCAAAGACAATAAAGGATTTCCCATACATTCTGGAGATTCATGCAATTTTGGTaacaaaattatttgattttgacaCTTACCCAATTTTGCAAAATGGCAACAACGAGGTTCTTTTGAAGTTTAGAGATCAAATTGAACATCAGTTTAAAATGTTAGCTCAAAACTTCTGCAGATTAAACCTAGATCCTAATTTGTTAGCAGGTGTCGTATCTCAAGCTATGAAAATGGTTAACCTAGATGACACCGCTAATGGACAAGATTTattgaactttttcaatcatCCAGGTGATTGGGACAAATCTTATCCTTTGTCACTAGGTTCTTTCATCAGGAACTCACCCAGAGGTGGTATAAGAGAATTTACGAAATTGAGCAAAGAAGGTTATTGCTTTGATTATGACACTTATAAAGAATTGATAATTAAACGAGCtattaacaaacaaattATTGACAAGTGCTTAGAGGTATGCCCTGATTCAATtgaactaaaaaatatcgtaaatttgatgatttcaAAGATTCCTGGTAGGAACCTAACCCAATTGATAATCAATAATCCAAAATTTAGCAAAGTTTTTGTGCCAAATTTAAGAAATGATTCTATGTTAAAATTAATCGAAAACTGCGAATCTTTATCGAATTTCATAAGAATCTGTGATTTCCCAGAAAAGTTCAAAAGTATTGCTATTCAAGccgaaaacaaaaatgcTATTGAGCTGATTTATGAAAGACTGTTTGACGGCGGTAAGTACGCAGATATTTTGagatataataatattgtTCCGGTGTTAAATTTGGAACTTTTATTAAAATCTTGTATCAGGTCTGGTGAATTCAAGAAGTATGAAAGTCTCTCTAAAAAGTTTAATGACAAAATAAGCGaatcatcaaaaattgatattCAGCTAGAATATTTAATTAATAAGAATGATTTAAAAGGGGCATTCACGCTGTTTGAAAAGACTCCAAGGGAGCTGAGAACCCCCCATAAGACTATGGACCTTTATACATTTGCCTTATTTTTGGATAGTTTCAATAGGAACATCACGTATTATGAAAGTCCGGAAAATACATTACAATTCGCCAATATTTTATCCAGCCAAACAAGCTTCATAAATTTACTATCGACGTACAACTTAATTGCCCATTCAGATCACCTCATGAACTTCAACGTCGGTGGAATGGCAGcaaaagttaaaaaagaaatccTGAATCAAATGCTAAACAATTTGTATGATTCCATCAGACTATTGTCTCCCAGCATTGAAAATGACAAATCaatgaaggaaaaattgagagaaaaagtaaagaacTACTGCAGATTCAAAGCTTATTTGAAGTCACCTGAATTGGACATGGATGAACTGAAGACCTTGGTTTCAGTCGAGTCTTTTTTAAATCCTTTCACTCCTTCAATGTTGTTCAATAACTTGATCGAAACTATTTATATAAACGAACACGCTTCCTCGTTAGTCCTTCAGAATGGGTTGATCTATTCACTCCAACAGAAAGGTCTCAATAAGATACTGAGCTATCTAGAAGAAAGCTTCATCACTAGTGGAAATGATGCcaatattgaaaaggtCAGGGAATTCAGGTCCCTTTTAAGGAAGAGCAAGCCTCTTCAAGCATGA
- the AIM33 gene encoding cytochrome-b5 reductase (hypothetical protein, highly conserved across species; homolog of human CYB5R4; null mutant displays reduced frequency of mitochondrial genome loss; AIM33 has a paralog, PGA3, that arose from the whole genome duplication), with protein sequence MSIVETCISFVSTNPFYPFCTGLLLNCVVTPLYFWKTQNGRIVVVSLLQFVVLYATAFISIGTDKSLYRNKWVALPLSKKTRISRNTSLYCFKLKYPFERLHIPMGYHLAVRVTINGERLVRYYTPVNVPNTEGHLELVVKTYKHGVVSKYFDKLKIRQYVEFKGPLGELEYDQDTATELGIIAGGSGITPVLQVLQEIIPSPEDLTHISLIYANETEDDILMKSQLDHMAKEYPHFKVHYVIHKPNGKWNGDVGYVTLEEMKRYLPKQAEDHRLLICGPPKMNEMVLNYAKELGWSNGFHKGNGTDKVFVF encoded by the coding sequence ATGTCGATAGTAGAGACATGCATATCTTTTGTTTCGACAAATCCGTTTTATCCATTTTGTACTGGATTGCTTCTGAATTGTGTGGTTACACCTCTttacttttggaaaacgCAAAATGGTAGAATCGTGGTCGTTTCATTGCTGCAATTCGTAGTACTTTATGCCACAGCGTTTATTTCGATTGGAACTGATAAATCTCTTTACAGAAATAAATGGGTCGCGCTACCGCTATCCAAGAAGACCCGCATTTCTCGTAATACTAGTCTGTACTGCTTCAAGTTAAAGTACCCATTTGAAAGATTGCATATTCCCATGGGATACCACCTGGCAGTAAGGGTTACAATAAATGGTGAGCGATTAGTGAGGTACTATACGCCAGTAAATGTTCCTAATACGGAGGGTCACTTGGAATTAGTAGTCAAGACGTATAAACATGGTGTCGTTTCTAAgtattttgataaattaaaaattcGCCAGTATGTTGAATTTAAAGGGCCGTTAGGTGAGCTGGAATATGATCAGGACACCGCAACAGAGTTGGGTATAATCGCAGGGGGGTCTGGTATAACCCCTGTATTGCAAGTGCTGCAAGAAATCATACCCTCTCCAGAAGACCTAACAcacatttctttgatatacGCAAACGAAACAGAGGATGACATTCTCATGAAATCGCAACTAGACCACATGGCTAAGGAGTACCCGCATTTTAAAGTTCATTATGTAATTCATAAGCCAAACGGTAAATGGAACGGTGATGTTGGGTACGTAACTCTAGaggaaatgaaaagatACCTACCTAAACAAGCGGAGGACCATCGTTTATTGATTTGCGGACCACCTAAAATGAATGAAATGGTTTTGAATTATGCAAAGGAGTTGGGGTGGAGTAATGGGTTTCACAAAGGTAATGGAACCGATaaagtttttgttttttaa
- the UFO1 gene encoding SCF ubiquitin ligase complex subunit UFO1 (F-box receptor protein; subunit of the Skp1-Cdc53-F-box receptor (SCF) E3 ubiquitin ligase complex; binds to phosphorylated Ho endonuclease, allowing its ubiquitination by SCF and subsequent degradation): MERPGLVLQDLPPEILINIFSHLDEKDLFTLQELSTHFRNLIHDEELWKNLFKSRVHTTHFPTFSQSSKFSVEYIERTRGLHHWQHNKAIRTKYTIIPTRNWDQPSIERIVFDYPRVAAYNDGTITILQLQNHKRQKKFKKLIYIPCTTPQGCSTMDFNINAAVFGRFDGRVFGKLLSNKSYLTPVMEFTGRHSAGVTAICNSESWDTSREDWSVSGSENGEIIWWCENKLVKMWKVSNRVIWKLAFFKDWTLIMDDEKLYIIHQMQELHSIDIPKDLDEQPMRVRFFKMDFGSMTLVLADLNNVYTISVNPNGNFGNLRKLEMPEQICAVEIDEKTSQREQNWQFAGDDGCYISLLTTQNTLYIINIRDLSSSGLKVQCKISFDEQVYVSQVTNLIVVVALPNVLQILNAMTGELIKTVLKTEKFPEFLKVSQDKIIMGSGNVLNYLKFVSSDSKKHHHSTKGKNTVSNKWNETLNTELQYYDEDEDLRRKRQSEISRLIDAYGGDLELSGDTDEENDIQLRIALLESQEAQARNQAEAGEPVGDDEDEQLRRALEESQLIYETQTNSSANHGNNTNDEIDEDDEEFLRAIRQSRVEDERRRHLRNHTTGRRNGPLSDDNFATYGAAESSERTSTENTIGSSVGVDASNNVDEDLQLAIALSLSEIN; this comes from the coding sequence ATGGAGCGGCCTGGCTTGGTATTGCAGGACCTTCCACCCGAAATCCTGATAAACATCTTTTCTCACTTAGACGAAAAGGACTTGTTCACGTTGCAAGAACTTTCTACGCATTTCCGGAACTTAATTCACGATGAAGAACTTTGGAAGAACCTGTTTAAGTCTAGAGTTCACACGACTCATTTCCCCACATTTTCTCAGTCTTCGAAATTTAGTGTAGAGTATATTGAAAGGACACGGGGTCTTCATCATTGGCAGCATAACAAGGCTATAAGAACCAAATACACAATAATTCCGACGAGAAACTGGGATCAGCCCAGTATAGAACGCATAGTGTTTGATTATCCACGAGTTGCAGCTTATAATGATGGTACCATTACAATTTTACAGTTACAAAATCACAAAAGGCAGAAGAAATTTAAGAAATTGATTTATATTCCATGTACAACACCACAAGGTTGTTCTACCATGGACTTCAATATTAATGCTGCAGTGTTTGGTAGGTTTGACGGCAGAGTGTTTGGAAAACTGCTAAGTAACAAATCGTACTTAACGCCCGTGATGGAATTTACGGGAAGGCATAGTGCAGGCGTTACTGCCATTTGTAATTCAGAATCCTGGGACACGTCAAGAGAGGACTGGTCTGTTAGTGGCTCTGAAAACGGTGAAATTATATGGTGGTGCGAAAATAAGCTTGTTAAGATGTGGAAGGTTTCTAATAGGGTAATTTGGAAACtggctttttttaaagattgGACCTTAATTATGGATGATGAAAAGCTGTACATTATCCATCAAATGCAGGAATTGCACAGTATTGATATTCCTAAGGATCTGGACGAACAGCCTATGAGGGTACGGTTTTTCAAGATGGATTTCGGTTCCATGACTTTGGTACTTGCTGACCTGAATAACGTTTATACAATATCGGTCAATCCCAATGGTAACTTCGGCAATTTGAGAAAGTTGGAGATGCCTGAACAAATATGCGCAGTTgaaatagatgaaaaaaCTTCTCAAAGGGAACAAAACTGGCAATTTGCTGGTGATGACGGCTGCTATATCAGTCTTTTGACGACACAGAACACTTTatacattatcaatataaGAGATCTTTCTTCGTCAGGCTTAAAAGTTCAATGTAAGATAAGTTTTGATGAGCAGGTATACGTATCGCAGGTGACAAATTTAATAGTTGTGGTAGCATTGCCAAATGTTCTTCAAATATTGAACGCGATGACAGGCGAGTTAATAAAGACAGTGTTGAAAACCGAGAAGTTTCCcgaatttttgaaggtaTCGCAGGATAAAATCATTATGGGAAGCGGTAACGTTTTGAATTATTTAAAGTTTGTTTCAAGTGATTCAAAGAAACATCACCATTCCACTAAAGGTAAAAACACAGTAAGCAATAAGTGGAATGAAACTTTGAACACGGAGCTGCAATAttatgatgaagatgaagaccttagaagaaaaagacagtCAGAAATATCAAGATTGATCGATGCGTATGGTGGAGACCTTGAACTTTCAGGCGACACCGATGAAGAAAACGACATTCAGTTGAGAATTGCACTCTTAGAATCACAGGAGGCGCAAGCACGGAATCAAGCTGAAGCGGGGGAGCCTGTCggagatgatgaagatgagcAGTTAAGAAGGGCGCTGGAGGAATCTCAACTGATATATGAGACGCAAACGAATAGCTCTGCGAATCATGGTAATAATACGAATGATGAgatagatgaagatgatgaagagtTTCTCAGAGCCATCAGACAATCAAGAGTGGAGGACGAAAGGAGAAGACATCTTAGAAATCATACTACAGGTCGACGAAATGGGCCCTTGAGCGACGATAATTTTGCTACATATGGTGCAGCAGAGTCATCCGAACGAACCTCAACTGAGAACACTATCGGTAGTTCTGTTGGCGTTGATGCTAGTAATAATGTTGATGAAGACTTACAATTGGCCATTGCGTTGTCATTGAGTGAAATCAATTGA
- the ALO1 gene encoding D-arabinono-1,4-lactone oxidase (D-Arabinono-1,4-lactone oxidase; catalyzes the final step in biosynthesis of dehydro-D-arabinono-1,4-lactone, which is protective against oxidative stress; putative adaptor protein that interacts with the cargo-binding domain of Myo2p and has a role in mitochondrial inheritance, especially under conditions of oxidative stress; localizes to the mitochondrial outer membrane; null mutant shows improved noncanonical amino acid incorporation efficiency in response to the amber (TAG) stop codon) yields MSTIPFRKNYVFKNWAGIYSAKPERYFQPSSIDEVVELVKSARLAEKSLVTVGSGHSPSNMCVTDEWLVNLDRLDKVQKFVEYPELHYADVTVDAGMRLYQLNEFLGAKGYSIQNLGSISEQSVAGIISTGSHGSSPYHGLISSQYVNLTIVNGKGELKFLDAENDPEVFKAALLSVGKIGIIVSATIRVVPGFNIKSTQEVITFENLLKQWDTLWTSSEFIRVWWYPYTRKCVLWRGNKTTDAQNGPAKSWWGTKLGRFFYETLLWISTKIYAPLTPFVEKFVFNRQYGKLEKSSTGDVNVTDSISGFNMDCLFSQFVDEWGCPMDNGLEVLRSLDHSIAQAAINKEFYVHVPMEVRCSNTTLPSEPLDTSKRTNTSPGPVYGNVCRPFLDNTPSHCRFAPLENVTNSQLTLYINATIYRPFGCNTPIHKWFTLFENTMMVAGGKPHWAKNFLGSTTLAAGPVKKDTDYDDFEMRGMALKVEEWYGEDLKKFRKIRKEQDPDNVFLANKQWAIINGIIDPSELSD; encoded by the coding sequence ATGTCTACTATCCCATTTAGAAAGAACTATGTGTTCAAAAACTGGGCCGGAATTTATTCTGCAAAACCAGAACGTTACTTCCAACCAAGTTCAATTGATGAGGTTGTCGAGTTAGTAAAGAGTGCCAGGCTAGCTGAAAAAAGCTTAGTTACTGTTGGTTCGGGCCATTCTCCTAGTAACATGTGCGTTACTGATGAATGGCTTGTTAACTTAGACAGATTGGACAAAGTACAAAAGTTTGTTGAATATCCTGAGTTACATTATGCCGATGTCACAGTTGATGCCGGTATGAGGCTTTACCAAttgaatgaatttttgGGTGCGAAAGGTTACTCTATCCAAAATTTAGGCTCTATCTCAGAACAAAGTGTTGCTGGCATAATCTCTACTGGTAGTCATGGTTCCTCACCTTATCACGGTTTGATTTCTTCTCAATACGTAAACTTGACTATTGTTAATGGTAAGGGCGAATTGAAGTTCTTGGATGCTGAAAACGATCCAGAAGTCTTTAAAGCTGCTTTACTTTCAGTTGGAAAAATTGGTATCATTGTCTCTGCTACTATCAGGGTTGTTCCCGGCTTCAATATTAAATCCACTCAAGAAGTGATTACTTTTGAAAACCTTTTGAAGCAATGGGATACCCTATGGACTTCATCTGAATTTATCAGAGTTTGGTGGTACCCTTATACTAGAAAATGTGTTCTATGGAGGGGTAACAAAACTACAGATGCCCAAAATGGTCCAGCCAAGTCATGGTGGGGTACCAAGCTGGGTAGATTTTTCTACGAAACTCTATTATGGATCTCTACCAAAATCTATGCGCCATTAACCCCATTTGTGGAAAAGTTCGTTTTCAACAGGCAATACGGGAAATTGGAGAAGAGCTCTACTGGTGATGTTAATGTTACCGATTCTATCAGCGGATTTAATATGGACTGTTTGTTTTCACAATTTGTTGATGAATGGGGGTGCCCTATGGATAATGGTTTGGAAGTCTTACGTTCATTGGATCATTCTATTGCGCAGGCTGCCATAAACAAAGAATTTTATGTCCACGTGCCTATGGAAGTCCGTTGCTCAAATACTACATTACCTTCTGAACCCTTGGATACTAGCAAGAGAACAAACACCAGTCCCGGTCCCGTTTATGGCAATGTGTGCCGCCCATTCCTGGATAACACACCATCCCATTGCAGATTTGCTCCGTTGGAAAATGTTACCAACAGTCAGTTGACGTTGTACATAAATGCTACCATTTATAGGCCGTTTGGCTGTAATACTCCAATTCATAAATGGTTTAccctttttgaaaatactaTGATGGTAGCGGGAGGTAAGCCACATTGGGCCAAGAACTTCCTAGGCTCAACCACTCTAGCTGCTGGACCAGTGAAAAAGGATACTGATTACGATGACTTTGAAATGAGGGGGATGGCATTGAAGGTTGAAGAATGGTATGGCGaggatttgaaaaagttccGGAAAATAAGAAAGGAGCAAGATCCCGATAATGTATTCTTGGCAAACAAACAGTGGGCTATCATAAATGGTATTATAGATCCTAGTGAGTTGTCCGACTAG